In Halorientalis litorea, one DNA window encodes the following:
- a CDS encoding BREX system ATP-binding domain-containing protein, protein MSDAFTITDEQQDYSQYDLNANPFPYSPVPAEDPEIYCGQQHVSDKISSTVSSMLSTGKSKHLVVTGKYGNGKSHTLKYTRSLLRGRDDVVVGYVAQPGEGFLDIYHEFVYDLGFNRLQELAYEFLASVARDVTDTNPIGASGMESLIDEGDVLLSEIVPEAIRRLSDVTKFADFARAIIHMVYEDTNLYAWQWLTAEGIRYEQRKEMEIHSALDDDTMGVRAFTALKNMLLELGYTGIFVFVDEFESIARLSPKDEQATLNSIRHLMDQNSSGLCMLFGCAPEVWQDVMSEYHAFSERIGEEVALKPLTSENLYELVRDYLDQERVSSADNEGIEPFSEEALDLILQTSQGNIRQVLSMCSRILDDAAESKENKITAAWVEETI, encoded by the coding sequence ATGTCCGACGCATTCACGATCACCGACGAACAGCAAGACTACTCACAGTACGACCTAAACGCGAACCCCTTCCCATACAGTCCAGTTCCAGCTGAAGACCCCGAGATTTACTGTGGGCAGCAGCACGTTTCGGACAAGATCAGCTCGACGGTTTCGTCGATGTTGTCTACTGGGAAGTCGAAACATCTGGTAGTCACTGGAAAGTATGGGAATGGGAAGTCTCACACGCTCAAATACACGCGCTCGCTACTCCGTGGTCGCGACGACGTCGTCGTGGGATATGTCGCCCAGCCTGGTGAAGGATTCCTCGACATCTACCACGAGTTTGTCTACGACCTGGGTTTCAACCGACTCCAAGAGCTCGCGTACGAGTTTCTTGCATCTGTGGCGAGAGATGTCACCGACACAAACCCGATCGGTGCCAGTGGGATGGAATCGCTGATTGACGAAGGCGATGTGCTGCTCTCGGAAATTGTCCCCGAGGCGATTCGCCGCCTCAGTGATGTGACGAAGTTCGCCGACTTTGCGCGTGCCATTATCCACATGGTGTACGAGGACACGAATCTCTACGCGTGGCAGTGGCTTACCGCAGAGGGGATTCGTTACGAGCAGCGTAAGGAGATGGAAATTCACAGCGCACTCGACGACGACACGATGGGTGTTCGGGCCTTCACTGCACTCAAAAATATGCTCCTCGAACTCGGTTATACGGGTATTTTCGTCTTCGTCGACGAGTTCGAGAGTATCGCGCGACTCTCACCAAAGGATGAACAGGCAACACTCAACAGCATTCGGCACCTGATGGATCAGAACAGTTCGGGACTATGCATGCTGTTTGGTTGTGCTCCCGAGGTGTGGCAAGACGTGATGAGTGAGTACCACGCGTTCAGTGAGCGAATTGGGGAAGAAGTTGCTCTGAAACCCCTCACAAGTGAGAATCTCTATGAGTTGGTGCGTGATTATCTAGATCAAGAGAGAGTGTCTTCTGCTGATAATGAAGGGATAGAGCCATTCTCTGAGGAGGCGTTGGATTTGATTCTCCAAACATCACAGGGCAATATCCGACAGGTCCTATCTATGTGTAGTCGTATCCTCGATGATGCTGCAGAATCAAAGGAAAATAAAATCACAGCTGCTTGGGTGGAAGAGACGATCTGA
- a CDS encoding winged helix-turn-helix domain-containing protein, with amino-acid sequence MTNEEYTPSENEEEILNVLKEGQGSSQPWGRANPLFLREQTGLNKQQVNYALRQLIAAGWVTKVTEGLYEFVDDPRNGNT; translated from the coding sequence ATGACTAATGAGGAATACACTCCGAGTGAAAACGAGGAAGAAATCCTGAATGTTTTGAAGGAAGGGCAGGGTTCATCTCAACCCTGGGGACGAGCAAACCCATTATTCCTACGGGAACAGACCGGCCTAAACAAGCAGCAGGTGAATTATGCACTTAGGCAACTCATCGCTGCTGGATGGGTAACTAAGGTCACGGAGGGGCTTTATGAATTCGTTGACGATCCCCGAAATGGTAACACCTGA